A stretch of Myxococcus hansupus DNA encodes these proteins:
- a CDS encoding pesticin C-terminus-like muramidase, translating to MTGIDRSSSSRSSQRESRVSGGDSAKGLRNETNRREDARPVEKNRASGYSVKDGWDSRPAQGHAANKLQPAAEAQGVQAEGGVAATTEPNVDWDFIAEQEGRAVTQAYVPDASGSKSGVTVGTGVDLGARNMADLDRLGLSPELKAKLEPYLGKQGQAAADYLAENPLTLTADEVKELDQAVKGEALDNIVKEYDTEVERLNAADGGSRPKFAELPREMQTVIASVGFQYGSLKTATPNFFAQVTEQKWDEAKANLEDFGDRYPSRRGREADLLGQGIESLS from the coding sequence TGTCCGGAGGGGACTCCGCCAAGGGGCTCCGGAACGAGACGAACCGTCGTGAGGACGCGCGGCCGGTGGAGAAGAACAGGGCCTCGGGCTATTCGGTGAAGGACGGCTGGGATTCGCGTCCGGCCCAGGGCCACGCGGCGAACAAGCTTCAGCCGGCGGCCGAAGCCCAGGGCGTGCAGGCCGAGGGCGGAGTTGCCGCGACGACGGAGCCGAACGTCGACTGGGACTTCATCGCCGAGCAGGAGGGCCGCGCGGTAACGCAGGCCTATGTCCCGGACGCGTCGGGCAGCAAGAGCGGCGTCACGGTGGGCACGGGCGTGGACCTGGGCGCGCGGAACATGGCCGACCTGGACCGGCTGGGGCTGTCGCCCGAGCTGAAGGCGAAGCTGGAGCCATACCTGGGCAAGCAGGGCCAGGCCGCCGCGGACTACCTGGCGGAGAACCCGCTGACGCTGACGGCGGACGAGGTCAAGGAGCTGGACCAGGCCGTGAAGGGCGAGGCGCTGGACAACATCGTCAAGGAGTACGACACCGAGGTCGAGCGTCTGAACGCCGCGGACGGTGGAAGCCGGCCGAAGTTCGCCGAGCTGCCGCGGGAGATGCAGACGGTGATTGCGTCCGTCGGCTTCCAGTACGGCTCGCTGAAGACGGCCACGCCCAACTTCTTCGCGCAGGTGACGGAGCAGAAGTGGGACGAGGCGAAGGCCAACCTGGAGGACTTCGGCGACCGTTATCCGTCGCGCCGTGGCCGCGAGGCGGACCTGCTGGGCCAGGGCATCGAGAGCCTGAGCTGA
- a CDS encoding tetratricopeptide repeat protein, protein MTSKVEDVEARIAELCAEGNALADEEDFAGALSRFEQALALIPEPADDHESTQWVCVSIGDMHFQLGQYAEGREFMRRAVALPDGLGNPFIHLRLGQFAFELGDMARAGDELARAYMGGGEEIFDEDDPKYFQYVKSILRPARDS, encoded by the coding sequence GTGACATCGAAAGTGGAAGACGTGGAAGCGCGAATCGCCGAGCTGTGTGCTGAAGGCAATGCGCTCGCGGATGAAGAGGACTTCGCCGGCGCGCTGTCGCGGTTCGAGCAGGCGTTGGCGCTGATACCCGAGCCCGCGGATGACCACGAGTCGACGCAGTGGGTCTGTGTCTCCATCGGGGACATGCACTTCCAACTGGGGCAGTACGCCGAAGGCCGCGAGTTCATGAGGCGGGCCGTGGCGCTGCCGGACGGACTGGGCAATCCCTTCATCCATCTCCGCCTGGGCCAGTTCGCCTTCGAGCTGGGCGACATGGCGCGCGCCGGAGACGAACTGGCCCGCGCCTACATGGGCGGCGGGGAGGAGATCTTCGACGAGGACGACCCGAAGTACTTCCAGTACGTGAAGTCCATCCTGCGCCCCGCGCGGGATTCTTGA